Proteins co-encoded in one Gossypium arboreum isolate Shixiya-1 chromosome 11, ASM2569848v2, whole genome shotgun sequence genomic window:
- the LOC108472398 gene encoding glucan endo-1,3-beta-glucosidase 8 codes for MGNSCFLGILVTISLCLQLFGVGVHGLGVNWGTMASHKLPPKTVVQMLKDNGIKKVKLFDADSTTMNALAGSDIEVMVAIPNDQLLAMNSYKRAKDWVRRNVTRYNFDGGVNIKYVAVGNEPFLTTYNGSFINITFPALENIQNALNEAGVGDSIKATVPSNADVYNSPESNPVPSAGRFRPDISGLMTQIVEFLAKNGAPFTINIYPFLSLYGNDDFPFNYAFFDGGNPIVDNGIQYTNVFDANFDTLVSSLRAIGHGDMTIIVGEVGWPTDGDKNANIANAQRFYNGLMPRLAGNIGTPLRPGYLEVYLFGLLDEDVKSVAPGNFERHWGIYRYDGQPKFPLDLSGQNQNRFLIPAQNVEYLPQKWCIFSPNTNDLSKLADNINYACTFSDCTALGYGSSCNILDANGNASYAFNMYYQVQNQNDMACNFQGLAKVTTQNPSQGTCNFIIQIASSSFAIGPSLIGMTFFAVIASVLL; via the exons ATGGGAAATTCTTGTTTTTTAGGAATATTGGTAACAATATCCCTGTGTCTTCAGTTGTTTGGTGTTGGTGTTCATGGTCTTGGTGTGAATTGGGGTACCATGGCATCACATAAACTTCCCCCAAAAACAGTGGTTCAGATGTTAAAAGACAATGGAATAAAGAAAGTTAAGCTTTTTGACGCAGATTCAACTACTATGAATGCTCTTGCCGGAAGTGATATCGAAGTCATGGTTGCTATTCCTAATGATCAACTTCTTGCCATGAACAGCTATAAACGTGCTAAAGATTGGGTTAGGAGGAATGTCACAAGATATAATTTCGATGGAGGTGTTAACATTAA GTATGTAGCTGTTGGCAACGAGCCGTTTCTCACAACTTACAACGGCTCGTTCATTAACATCACGTTCCCTGCGCTTGAAAATATTCAAAATGCACTTAACGAAGCTGGGGTTGGGGACTCGATAAAGGCAACCGTGCCTTCGAATGCAGATGTCTATAACTCACCAGAAAGCAACCCTGTTCCATCAGCTGGTCGGTTTCGGCCTGATATCAGTGGACTTATGACACAGATTGTTGAATTTCTAGCCAAGAACGGTGCACCTTTCACCATAAACATCTACCCTTTCCTCAGTCTCTATGGAAATGATGACTTCCCCTTTAACTATGCTTTCTTTGATGGAGGAAACCCGATTGTTGATAACGGGATTCAGTACACTAACGTTTTCGATGCCAACTTTGACACATTGGTTTCATCTTTGAGAGCTATAGGGCATGGGGACATGACCATTATTGTTGGGGAGGTCGGTTGGCCCACAGACGGAGACAAGAATGCCAATATAGCTAATGCTCAGAGATTTTACAACGGGCTCATGCCTAGACTTGCAGGCAACATCGGCACACCTTTGCGGCCAGGATATTTAGAAGTGTACTTATTTGGCCTTCTAGATGAAGATGTAAAGAGTGTTGCTCCGGGAAACTTTGAGCGGCATTGGGGAATCTATAGGTATGACGGGCAGCCTAAATTCCCACTTGATCTTTCAGGCCAGAATCAGAACCGGTTCCTCATCCCTGCTCAGAATGTCGAATATCTTCCTCAGAAATGGTGTATATTCAGTCCAAATACTAATGACCTAAGCAAACTTGCGGACAACATAAACTATGCCTGCACCTTCTCCGATTGCACAGCACTTGGCTACGGATCTTCATGTAACATCCTGGATGCGAATGGGAACGCATCCTACGCATTTAACATGTACTACCAGGTGCAAAACCAGAATGACATGGCCTGTAATTTTCAAGGTCTTGCCAAGGTTACAACACAGAATCCTTCACAAGGGACTTGCAATTTTATCATTCAAATTGCATCTTCTTCTTTTGCTATTGGTCCCTCACTGATAGGAATGACATTTTTTGCTGTAATAGCATCTGTATTACTATAA
- the LOC108472399 gene encoding GATA transcription factor 5-like, whose product MDFLRNVSVSGEYHQPEQVLSSPCSKLGASIDDLFPTQNTEVDVSLEWLSIFVEDCLSSTGNCIPVAATAAPNVTTTATTTTTKPTNSAKKPHQITPPSLQKIVVPGKARSKRKRVSTTLSKTKNNPFCSWYQSLQLPNSDPLLLQQSCWLADSELIMPKKEDDNSSGMVGYSEVEESTKKEGMEEEKAAAAAVVSKESIGDGNNNGVNQQQPRRCSHCLAQRTPQWRAGPLGPKTLCNACGVRYKSGRLLPEYRPAKSPTFVSYLHSNSHKKVMEMRMSLLSSIPSEQ is encoded by the exons ATGGATTTTCTCAGGAATGTGTCAGTCTCGGGTGAATATCATCAACCAGAGCAAGTCCTTTCATCACCATGCTCTAAACTGGGTGCCTCTATTGATGACCTTTTCCCCACTCAAAATACG GAAGTGGATGTGAGTTTGGAGTGGTTGTCTATATTTGTAGAAGACTGTTTATCAAGCACTGGGAACTGCATACCAGTTGCTGCCACAGCAGCTCCAAATGTTACCACAACTGCAACAACTACAACAACAAAGCCTACAAATTCTGCAAAGAAACCACATCAAATCACCCCACCTTCCTTGCAGAAAATTGTGGTTCCAGGCAAGGCTAGGAGCAAAAGAAAGAGGGTTTCCACAACATTATCCAAAACCAAAAACAACCCATTTTGCAGTTGGTATCAAAGCCTCCAATTGCCAAACTCTGACCCTCTTTTGCTTCAACAGTCATGTTGGTTAGCTGACAGTGAACTCATTATGCCCAAAAAGGAAGATGACAACAGCAGTGGCATGGTGGGGTATAGTGAGGTTGAGGAATCAACAAAGAAAGAGGGAATGGAGGAAGAGAAGGCGGCGGCGGCGGCGGTGGTGAGTAAAGAGAGTATAGGAGATGGGAACAACAATGGGGTGAACCAGCAGCAGCCAAGGAGGTGCAGCCATTGCTTAGCACAAAGGACACCACAGTGGAGAGCAGGACCATTGGGTCCAAAGACACTATGCAATGCATGTGGGGTGAGGTACAAGTCAGGGAGGTTGCTGCCAGAGTATAGGCCAGCAAAAAGCCCTACTTTTGTGAGCTATTTGCACTCCAATTCTCACAAGAAAGTGATGGAGATGAGGATGTCTCTGTTATCTTCAATTCCTAGTGAGCAGTGA
- the LOC108472400 gene encoding uncharacterized protein LOC108472400: MAQFTPQGRLKLLFHGDGVEPKDPFHYKLVSNVFGGSGGLKSLQTHKGMLRFLGSTTRRSHFSSSLKKGSKFNATASLNVSDEGLYDEEDYDSEFGTDELSCFRGLVLDISYRPINVVCWKRAICLEFMEKADVLEYYDQTVNSPSGSFNIPAVLRIPHLLQVVKRQRININLSRKNILFRDKFTCQYCSAHDNLTIDHVLPVARGGEWKWENLVAACAECNSKKGRKTLEEANMKLIKVPKAPKDYDILAIPLTSAARMMLRKRNGTPEEWRQYLSSSIEP, from the exons ATGGCTCAATTCACCCCACAAGGACGTTTGAAGCTGCTCTTTCATGGTGATGGGGTGGAACCAAAGGACCCTTTTCATTACAAGCTTGTCAGCAATGTTTTTGGTGGTTCTGGTGGGCTAAAATCACTTCAAACTCATAAGGGCATGCTCAGATTCCTTGGTTCTACTACTAGAAGAAGccacttttcttcttctttgaagAAAGGCAGCAAATTTAATGCCACGGCAAGCCTGAATGTGAGTGATGAAGGACTTTATGATGAAGAGGATTACGATAGTGAGTTTGGGACTGATGAGTTGTCTTGTTTTAGAGGTCTTGTTTTGGATATCTCTTACAG GCCAATCAATGTTGTTTGCTGGAAGCGTGCTATATGTTTGGAGTTCATGGAGAAG GCTGATGTTCTAGAGTATTATGATCAGACTGTGAACTCCCCAAGTGGATCCTTCAACATACCAGCTGTCTTAAGG ATTCCCCATCTTCTGCAAGTTGTTAAGAGACAAAGAATCAACATCAATCTAAGTCGCAAAAATATTCTATTTAGAGACAAGTTCACTTGTCA GTATTGTTCTGCTCATGATAACTTGACCATAGACCATGTTCTTCCAGTTGCAAGAGGTggtgaatggaaatgggaaaatcTG GTCGCTGCTTGTGCCGAGTGCAATTCAAAGAAAGGTCGAAAAACTCTAGAGGAAGCAAATATGAAGCTGATTAAGGTCCCCAAG GCCCCTAAGGATTATGACATACTTGCGATACCTCTAACAAGCGCCGCAAGAATGATGTTGAGGAAGAGAAATGGTACACCAGAAGAATGGCGTCAGTATCTCTCCTCTTCCATAGAGCCTTAG
- the LOC108472401 gene encoding TATA-box-binding protein isoform X3 — MAEQGGLEGSQPVDLSKHPSGIVPTLQNIVSTVNLDCKLDLKQIALQARNAEYNPKRFAAVIMRIREPKTTALIFASGKMVCTGAKSEQQSKLAARKYARIIQKLGFPAKFKDFKIQNIVGSCDVKFPIRLEGLAYSHGAFSSYEPELFPGLIYRMKQPKIVLLIFVSGKIVITGAKVRDETYTAFENIYPVLTEFRKNQQ, encoded by the exons ATGGCGGAACAGGGTGGCTTGGAAGGGAGCCAGCCAGTGGATCTTTCCAAGCATCCATCTGGTATTGTTCCCACTCTTCA GAACATTGTTTCAACTGTAAACTTAGATTGCAAGTTGGATCTTAAGCAAATAGCACTGCAAGCTCGAAATGCAGAATACAATCCAAAG CGTTTTGCTGCTGTCATTATGAGAATCAGGGAGCCAAAAACTACAGCTTTGATTTTCGCCTCTGGAAAGATG GTCTGCACTGGTGCTAAAAGTGAACAGCAGTCTAAACTGGCTGCAAGGAAG TATGCCAGGATTATCCAAAAGCTTGGTTTTCCTGCTAAGTTTAAG GACTTCAAAATTCAGAACATTGTTGGGTCATGTGATGTCAAATTTCCCATCAGACTTGAAGGTCTTGCATACTCCCATGGTGCCTTTTCAAGT TATGAACCAGAACTCTTTCCAGGTCTGATCTATCGTATGAAACAACCAAAGATTGTGCTTCTTATTTTTGTGTCAGGGAAGATTGTGATCACTGGAGCTAAG GTAAGAGACGAGACATACACAGCCTTTGAGAACATATATCCTGTACTTACAGAGTTCAGGAAAAACCAGCAATG
- the LOC108472401 gene encoding TATA-box-binding protein 2 isoform X4, translated as MAEQGGLEGSQPVDLSKHPSGIVPTLQNIVSTVNLDCKLDLKQIALQARNAEYNPKRFAAVIMRIREPKTTALIFASGKMVCTGAKSEQQSKLAARKYARIIQKLGFPAKFKDFKIQNIVGSCDVKFPIRLEGLAYSHGAFSSVSGSIVHWVVSLCIRTLICMFCRWTFGRYECKTSCAFLSVMNQNSFQV; from the exons ATGGCGGAACAGGGTGGCTTGGAAGGGAGCCAGCCAGTGGATCTTTCCAAGCATCCATCTGGTATTGTTCCCACTCTTCA GAACATTGTTTCAACTGTAAACTTAGATTGCAAGTTGGATCTTAAGCAAATAGCACTGCAAGCTCGAAATGCAGAATACAATCCAAAG CGTTTTGCTGCTGTCATTATGAGAATCAGGGAGCCAAAAACTACAGCTTTGATTTTCGCCTCTGGAAAGATG GTCTGCACTGGTGCTAAAAGTGAACAGCAGTCTAAACTGGCTGCAAGGAAG TATGCCAGGATTATCCAAAAGCTTGGTTTTCCTGCTAAGTTTAAG GACTTCAAAATTCAGAACATTGTTGGGTCATGTGATGTCAAATTTCCCATCAGACTTGAAGGTCTTGCATACTCCCATGGTGCCTTTTCAAGTGTAAGTGGCAGCATCGTTCATTGGGTTGTTTCCTTGTGTATAAGAACATTGATATGCATGTTTTGTAGGTGGACATTTGGGAGATATGAGTGCAAGACTTCCTGTGCCTTTCTCTCTGT TATGAACCAGAACTCTTTCCAGGTCTGA
- the LOC108472402 gene encoding NADPH-dependent aldehyde reductase-like protein, chloroplastic, which yields MSMASTTSANSLPLKDRVAIVTGSSRGIGRVIATHLAGLGAKLVINYTSSADQADLVATQINSLYPGDSPRVVTVKADVSDPAQVKLLFDSAEQAFGSPIHILVNSAGVLDPKYPKIADTALEDFDRIFSVNTRGAFLCAKEAANRLKRGGGGRIILLSSSMAAALRPGFGAYAASKAAIEAMVKILAKELKGTGITANCVAPGPIATEMFFAGKSEEVVQRCIDECPHNRLGQSEDVAPVVGFLASDASEWVNGQTIRVNGGYV from the exons ATGTCCATGGCTTCTACAACCAGTGCCAACTCTCTCCCACTCAAAGACCGAGTTGCTATAGTAACTGGGTCATCTCGTGGTATTGGCCGAGTTATAGCCACTCACCTGGCTGGACTCGGTGCTAAACTCGTTATTAACTACACTTCCAGTGCAGACCAAGCCGATCTCGTAGCTACCCAGATCAATTCTCTGTATCCGGGTGACTCCCCGCGAGTTGTGACTGTCAAAGCCGATGTTTCGGACCCTGCCCAGGTCAAGCTTCTGTTTGATTCGGCCGAGCAGGCGTTTGGATCACCGATTCACATCCTGGTTAACTCTGCTGGAGTTCTGGATCCTAAGTATCCTAAAATTGCTGATACTGCATTGGAGGACTTTGACCGTATTTTCAG TGTAAACACAAGAGGGGCATTCTTGTGTGCCAAGGAAGCAGCAAACAGGCTGAAGCGTGGCGGTGGAGGTCGGATCATACTGCTGTCATCATCAATGGCTGCTGCACTGAGGCCAGGATTCGGGGCGTACGCAGCATCGAAGGCAGCTATAGAGGCAATGGTAAAAATACTAGCAAAGGAACTCAAAGGAACTGGTATCACTGCGAATTGCGTGGCACCAGGGCCGATTGCGACAGAGATGTTCTTTGCTGGGAAAAGTGAAGAGGTAGTGCAGAGATGTATTGATGAATGTCCACATAATCGACTTGGTCAGAGCGAAGATGTTGCACCCGTTGTCGGGTTCTTGGCCTCTGATGCTAGTGAGTGGGTTAATGGACAAACCATTCGCGTTAATGGCGGCTATGTTTGA